A genomic segment from Nicotiana tabacum cultivar K326 chromosome 9, ASM71507v2, whole genome shotgun sequence encodes:
- the LOC107823059 gene encoding callose synthase 3-like isoform X5 — protein MGLWITGFSCHLKASSAQHHLDHNTLSIHEAARSRRGKAKHSQWRNYDDLNEYFWSADCFRLGWPMRADADFFCLPVEELRAERNGLGTCEMWFGTLIIHYQFD, from the exons ATGGGTTTATGGATCACTGGCTTCTCTTGCCATCTCAAAGCCTCATCTGCCCAACACCACTTAGATCATAACACTCTTTCCATTCAT GAAGCTGCTAGGAGCAGAAGAGGAAAAGCAAAGCATTCCCAGTGGAGGAACTATGATGATTTAAATGAATACTTTTG GTCAGCGGACTGCTTCAGGTTAGGTTGGCCCATGCGCGCTGATGCTGATTTCTTTTGCCTCCCTGTGGAAGAACTTCGTGCTGAGAGAAATGGG CTTGGTACGTGCGAAATGTGGTTCGGAACTCTGATAATTCATTACCAG TTTGACTAA
- the LOC107823059 gene encoding callose synthase 3-like isoform X3 — protein sequence MGLWITGFSCHLKASSAQHHLDHNTLSIHEAARSRRGKAKHSQWRNYDDLNEYFWSADCFRLGWPMRADADFFCLPVEELRAERNGKAESRGCCATWISFCLSSWIKSE from the exons ATGGGTTTATGGATCACTGGCTTCTCTTGCCATCTCAAAGCCTCATCTGCCCAACACCACTTAGATCATAACACTCTTTCCATTCAT GAAGCTGCTAGGAGCAGAAGAGGAAAAGCAAAGCATTCCCAGTGGAGGAACTATGATGATTTAAATGAATACTTTTG GTCAGCGGACTGCTTCAGGTTAGGTTGGCCCATGCGCGCTGATGCTGATTTCTTTTGCCTCCCTGTGGAAGAACTTCGTGCTGAGAGAAATGGG AAAGCAGAGTCAAGAGGATGCTGTGCAACCTGGATTTCTTTCTGTCTCTCTTCCTGGATCAAGAGTGAGTAA
- the LOC107823059 gene encoding uncharacterized protein LOC107823059 isoform X1 — MGLWITGFSCHLKASSAQHHLDHNTLSIHEAARSRRGKAKHSQWRNYDDLNEYFWSADCFRLGWPMRADADFFCLPVEELRAERNGVLWCCKLSHEMMNCALLIVYNVKNQDGNKIIGEPILDYIMKANCSLCNLETFLFASIRTDLLFLAVPFPRSWSLLPTKRL; from the exons ATGGGTTTATGGATCACTGGCTTCTCTTGCCATCTCAAAGCCTCATCTGCCCAACACCACTTAGATCATAACACTCTTTCCATTCAT GAAGCTGCTAGGAGCAGAAGAGGAAAAGCAAAGCATTCCCAGTGGAGGAACTATGATGATTTAAATGAATACTTTTG GTCAGCGGACTGCTTCAGGTTAGGTTGGCCCATGCGCGCTGATGCTGATTTCTTTTGCCTCCCTGTGGAAGAACTTCGTGCTGAGAGAAATGGG GTGCTTTGGTGTTGTAAATTGAGTCATGAAATGATGAATTGTGCTCTGTTGATAGTATACAATGTCAAAAATCAAGACGGGAACAAGATCATCGGCGAACCAATCTTGGACTATATCATGAAGGCCAACTGTAGTCTGTGCAATTTGGAAACTTTTCTATTTGCATCTATAAGGACCGATCTACTTTTTCTGGCTGTTCCATTTCCACGCTCTTGGTCTCTGTtgccaaccaagaggttgtga
- the LOC107823059 gene encoding callose synthase 3-like isoform X2 encodes MGLWITGFSCHLKASSAQHHLDHNTLSIHEAARSRRGKAKHSQWRNYDDLNEYFWSADCFRLGWPMRADADFFCLPVEELRAERNGSQEDAVQPGFLSVSLPGSRVSKHD; translated from the exons ATGGGTTTATGGATCACTGGCTTCTCTTGCCATCTCAAAGCCTCATCTGCCCAACACCACTTAGATCATAACACTCTTTCCATTCAT GAAGCTGCTAGGAGCAGAAGAGGAAAAGCAAAGCATTCCCAGTGGAGGAACTATGATGATTTAAATGAATACTTTTG GTCAGCGGACTGCTTCAGGTTAGGTTGGCCCATGCGCGCTGATGCTGATTTCTTTTGCCTCCCTGTGGAAGAACTTCGTGCTGAGAGAAATGGG AGTCAAGAGGATGCTGTGCAACCTGGATTTCTTTCTGTCTCTCTTCCTGGATCAAGAGTGAGTAAGCATGATTGA
- the LOC107823059 gene encoding callose synthase 3-like isoform X4 → MGLWITGFSCHLKASSAQHHLDHNTLSIHEAARSRRGKAKHSQWRNYDDLNEYFWSADCFRLGWPMRADADFFCLPVEELRAERNGCFPQLGTCEMWFGTLIIHYQFD, encoded by the exons ATGGGTTTATGGATCACTGGCTTCTCTTGCCATCTCAAAGCCTCATCTGCCCAACACCACTTAGATCATAACACTCTTTCCATTCAT GAAGCTGCTAGGAGCAGAAGAGGAAAAGCAAAGCATTCCCAGTGGAGGAACTATGATGATTTAAATGAATACTTTTG GTCAGCGGACTGCTTCAGGTTAGGTTGGCCCATGCGCGCTGATGCTGATTTCTTTTGCCTCCCTGTGGAAGAACTTCGTGCTGAGAGAAATGGG TGTTTTCCGCAGCTTGGTACGTGCGAAATGTGGTTCGGAACTCTGATAATTCATTACCAG TTTGACTAA
- the LOC107823059 gene encoding callose synthase 3-like isoform X6, which produces MGLWITGFSCHLKASSAQHHLDHNTLSIHEAARSRRGKAKHSQWRNYDDLNEYFWSADCFRLGWPMRADADFFCLPVEELRAERNGPLFM; this is translated from the exons ATGGGTTTATGGATCACTGGCTTCTCTTGCCATCTCAAAGCCTCATCTGCCCAACACCACTTAGATCATAACACTCTTTCCATTCAT GAAGCTGCTAGGAGCAGAAGAGGAAAAGCAAAGCATTCCCAGTGGAGGAACTATGATGATTTAAATGAATACTTTTG GTCAGCGGACTGCTTCAGGTTAGGTTGGCCCATGCGCGCTGATGCTGATTTCTTTTGCCTCCCTGTGGAAGAACTTCGTGCTGAGAGAAATGGG CCACTCTTTATGTGA
- the LOC107823061 gene encoding delta(12)-acyl-lipid-desaturase-like produces the protein MGAGGNMSVVTGKTGEKKNPLEKVPTSKPPFTVGDIKKAIPPHCFQRSLVRSFSYVVYDLILVSVFYYIAITYFHLLPSPYCYLAWPIYWICQGCVCTGIWVIAHECGHHAFSDYQWVDDTVGLILHSALMVPYFSWKYSHRRHHSNTGSLERDEVFVPKPKSQLGWYSKYLNNPPGRVMSLTVTLTLGWPLYLAFNVSGRHYDRFACHYDPYGPIYNDRERLQIFLSDAGVLGAGYLLYRIALVKGLAWLVCMYGVPLLIVNGFLVLITYLQHTHPSLPHYDSSEWDWLRGALATVDRDYGILNKVFHNITDTHVVHHLFSTMPHYNAMEATKAVKPLLGDYYQFDGTPVFKAMWREAKECIYVEKDEASQGKGVFWYKNKL, from the coding sequence ATGGGAGCTGGTGGTAATATGTCTGTTGTAACCGGCAAGACTGGCGAAAAGAAGAATCCTCTTGAAAAGGTACCAACCTCAAAGCCACCTTTCACAGTTGGTGATATCAAGAAGGCCATCCCACCTCACTGCTTTCAGCGGTCTCTCGTTCGTTCATTCTCCTATGTTGTGTATGACCTTATACTGGTGTCCGTCTTCTACTACATTGCCATCACTTACTTCCACCTCCTCCCGTCCCCGTATTGCTACCTTGCATGGCCTATTTACTGGATTTGTCAGGGATGCGTTTGCACTGGTATTTGGGTCATTGCGCACGAATGTGGCCACCATGCCTTTAGTGACTACCAGTGGGTCGATGACACTGTCGGGCTTATCCTCCACTCTGCTCTGATGGTGCCTTACTTCTCTTGGAAATATAGTCATCGTCGCCACCACTCCAACACTGGCTCGCTCGAGCGTGATGAGGTCTTTGTGCCTAAGCCGAAATCACAACTCGGATGGTATTCGAAGTACTTGAACAATCCACCAGGCCGGGTTATGTCACTTACAGTCACCCTCACTCTTGGCTGGCCATTGTACTTGGCTTTCAATGTCTCTGGCCGACATTATGATCGCTTCGCATGTCATTATGACCCTTACGGCCCAATCTACAATGACCGCGAGAGGCTACAGATCTTCCTTTCTGATGCTGGAGTTCTTGGAGCAGGTTATCTGCTATATCGTATTGCTTTGGTAAAAGGGCTAGCTTGGCTTGTGTGTATGTATGGTGTACCCCTCCTAATCGTGAACGGCTTCCTTGTCTTGATCACTTACTTGCAGCACACTCACCCGTCATTGCCTCACTACGATTCATCCGAGTGGGATTGGCTAAGGGGAGCTTTGGCAACCGTCGACAGAGACTATGGCATTCTAAACAAGGTCTTCCACAACATCACCGATACTCACGTCGTGCACCATCTGTTCTCGACAATGCCACACTACAACGCGATGGAGGCAACGAAGGCAGTCAAGCCATTACTCGGAGACTACTACCAATTTGATGGAACCCCAGTTTTCAAAGCAATGTGGAGAGAAGCTAAAGAGTGTATCTATGTGGAGAAAGATGAAGCATCTCAAGGCAAAGGTGTTTTCTGGTACAAAAACAAACTCTGA